From Achromobacter spanius, a single genomic window includes:
- a CDS encoding gamma-glutamylcyclotransferase family protein, whose translation MSIYVFVYGTLRAGEINDLARAAAARGLPAASHVGSASVPGMLVDFGDWPGLIPVDDGRRVRGDVYRVDPALIALMDEIEEYEPGKPGCFVRRTVSARLEGPGATGLLPCAYYPIDPALRAAAVDIAGDDWIAHRLSRTKQDAR comes from the coding sequence ATGAGCATATACGTTTTTGTGTACGGCACCCTACGCGCCGGCGAAATCAACGACCTCGCCCGCGCTGCCGCCGCGCGGGGCTTGCCGGCCGCCAGCCACGTCGGCTCGGCCAGCGTGCCCGGCATGCTGGTCGATTTCGGTGACTGGCCTGGCCTCATCCCCGTGGACGACGGACGGCGCGTGCGCGGCGATGTCTACCGGGTGGATCCGGCGCTGATTGCCCTGATGGACGAGATCGAGGAATACGAGCCCGGCAAGCCCGGCTGCTTCGTGCGCCGGACGGTTTCCGCCCGCCTGGAAGGCCCCGGCGCGACGGGTCTTCTGCCCTGCGCGTACTATCCGATCGACCCCGCGCTGCGGGCCGCGGCGGTCGATATTGCCGGGGACGACTGGATCGCTCACCGCCTTTCCAGAACAAAGCAGGACGCCCGGTAA
- the fnr gene encoding fumarate/nitrate reduction transcriptional regulator Fnr — protein MQKRVPIAPDAAHCSTCMLGHVCVPVGMAAAEVEKLDELVKERVRVEKGKTLYSLDHPLDAVYGVRFGSLKTQLEDATGQIQITGFHLPGEIVGMDGMLDGKHVSAAVALEDSEVCVIRLNEVDRVASHLPSLQQQFRRLMSREITRSHQMLASLGSMRSEQRLAAFLLNLSQRYASLGYSSTEFVLRMSREEIGNYLGLTLETVSRLFSRFARDGLIKINQREVRILDLPALKQLLGHESC, from the coding sequence ATGCAAAAACGGGTCCCCATTGCCCCTGATGCCGCCCACTGTTCCACGTGCATGCTGGGTCACGTCTGCGTTCCCGTGGGCATGGCAGCCGCCGAAGTCGAAAAGCTGGACGAACTGGTCAAAGAACGCGTCCGCGTCGAAAAAGGCAAGACGCTCTATTCGCTGGATCATCCGCTCGACGCCGTCTATGGCGTGCGCTTCGGCAGCTTGAAGACGCAGCTTGAAGACGCCACCGGCCAGATCCAGATCACCGGCTTCCATCTGCCCGGCGAAATCGTCGGCATGGACGGCATGCTGGACGGCAAGCACGTGTCGGCCGCCGTGGCGCTCGAAGACTCCGAGGTCTGCGTCATCCGCCTGAACGAAGTCGATCGCGTCGCGTCGCACCTGCCGTCGCTGCAACAGCAGTTCCGCCGCCTCATGAGCCGCGAGATCACCCGTTCGCACCAGATGCTGGCCTCGCTGGGCTCCATGCGGTCGGAACAGCGCCTGGCCGCGTTCCTCTTGAACCTGTCGCAGCGCTATGCCTCGCTGGGCTATTCGTCCACCGAGTTCGTGCTGCGCATGAGCCGCGAAGAAATCGGCAACTACCTGGGTCTGACGCTGGAAACGGTCAGCCGTCTGTTCTCGCGTTTTGCCCGCGACGGCCTCATCAAGATCAATCAGCGCGAAGTCCGCATCCTGGACCTGCCCGCGCTCAAGCAACTGCTGGGACACGAAAGCTGCTGA
- a CDS encoding ArsR/SmtB family transcription factor, with amino-acid sequence MVKLNDDALDAIFSALADGTRRRVLADLEQGSASVSTLARPHAMSLPAFMKHLRVLEDAGLIARAKDGRVVSCTLSPEPMRAAAGWLARYERFWTGQLDSLARYLYHEEEILPWKIESPPSSCGSSGALTPPSNASGEPGPTRKR; translated from the coding sequence ATGGTTAAGTTAAATGATGACGCTCTCGATGCCATCTTCTCCGCGCTGGCGGATGGCACGCGCCGCCGGGTCCTGGCGGACCTGGAACAGGGCTCGGCCTCGGTCAGCACGCTGGCGCGGCCTCACGCCATGTCCCTGCCCGCCTTCATGAAGCATCTGCGGGTGCTGGAAGACGCCGGCCTTATCGCACGCGCCAAGGACGGGCGGGTGGTGAGCTGCACGCTGTCTCCCGAACCCATGCGCGCCGCCGCCGGCTGGCTGGCGCGCTACGAACGGTTCTGGACCGGGCAGCTGGATTCGCTGGCGCGATATCTCTATCACGAAGAGGAAATCCTTCCATGGAAAATCGAATCTCCCCCCTCGAGCTGCGGCTCCAGCGGCGCTTTGACGCCCCCGTCGAACGCGTCTGGCGAGCCTGGACCGACCCGCAAGCGCTGA
- a CDS encoding SRPBCC family protein — MENRISPLELRLQRRFDAPVERVWRAWTDPQALMRWFGPAGTQRVLLAETDVRVGGAYQVGFITADGGEHHASGRYQEVALHRRLVFTWAWRDTPQETSLITLDFTSADGGTELAFLQTPFVDEATRDSHEDGWSGAMDRLADHLAGKA; from the coding sequence ATGGAAAATCGAATCTCCCCCCTCGAGCTGCGGCTCCAGCGGCGCTTTGACGCCCCCGTCGAACGCGTCTGGCGAGCCTGGACCGACCCGCAAGCGCTGATGCGCTGGTTCGGCCCGGCGGGCACGCAGCGCGTGCTGCTGGCCGAGACCGATGTGCGCGTCGGCGGCGCCTATCAGGTCGGCTTCATCACCGCAGACGGCGGGGAGCACCACGCCAGCGGCCGCTACCAGGAAGTCGCGCTTCATCGCCGGCTGGTGTTCACCTGGGCGTGGCGCGACACGCCGCAGGAAACCTCACTGATCACGTTGGATTTCACCTCGGCGGACGGAGGCACCGAGCTTGCCTTCCTGCAGACGCCGTTCGTGGACGAGGCCACCCGCGACAGCCACGAGGATGGCTGGTCCGGCGCCATGGACCGGCTGGCGGATCATCTGGCCGGCAAGGCCTGA
- a CDS encoding DUF899 domain-containing protein, whose translation MQTDHPVVSRPEWTIAREALLRREKELTHASDALARERMALPWVRVDKAYTFEGAHGMQGLDALFHGRRQLIVYHFMFSPDWEDGCVGCSLLADHLDSALMHLRHHDVTVVAVSRAPYAQLAAFQARMGWQFDWYSSAGGDFNFDFEASVPQADGAVEERPGASAFFRDPDGEIFHTYSAFERGVERLAGAYNYLDIAPLGRNENGPYFDVRDWVRHHDRYGDAPRQACHGHG comes from the coding sequence ATGCAAACCGATCATCCCGTCGTATCCCGTCCCGAATGGACCATTGCGCGCGAGGCGCTGCTGCGGCGCGAGAAGGAATTGACTCACGCCTCAGACGCGCTGGCACGCGAACGCATGGCGCTCCCGTGGGTCCGGGTGGACAAGGCCTACACCTTTGAAGGCGCGCACGGCATGCAAGGCCTGGATGCCCTGTTCCACGGCAGGCGCCAGCTCATCGTCTATCACTTCATGTTCAGTCCCGACTGGGAGGACGGATGCGTGGGCTGCTCGCTCCTGGCCGACCACCTGGACAGCGCGCTCATGCACCTGCGGCACCACGACGTGACGGTCGTGGCCGTCTCGCGCGCGCCGTATGCCCAACTGGCCGCCTTCCAGGCCCGCATGGGCTGGCAGTTTGACTGGTACTCGTCAGCGGGTGGCGACTTCAACTTCGATTTCGAAGCGTCCGTGCCGCAGGCGGATGGCGCGGTCGAGGAACGGCCGGGGGCAAGCGCCTTCTTCCGTGATCCCGATGGGGAAATCTTCCACACCTACTCGGCCTTCGAACGCGGCGTGGAGCGCTTGGCGGGGGCCTACAACTACCTGGACATCGCGCCGCTGGGCCGCAACGAAAACGGCCCGTATTTCGACGTACGCGACTGGGTGCGCCACCATGACCGATACGGCGACGCCCCGCGCCAAGCCTGCCACGGCCACGGCTAA
- a CDS encoding 2Fe-2S iron-sulfur cluster-binding protein, whose protein sequence is MCSHPVLVQPSGLRFDAPAGTSVLLAAQAAGIKLPSSCRNGTCRACMCLMLEGSVVYGIEWPGLSRDEKEEGWILPCVAQATSALEIQAPGATLIETPPAAVRRLTGARR, encoded by the coding sequence ATGTGCTCGCACCCGGTTCTTGTCCAGCCCTCGGGCCTGCGCTTTGACGCGCCGGCAGGCACGTCCGTGCTGCTGGCGGCGCAGGCGGCGGGCATCAAGCTGCCCAGTTCGTGCCGCAACGGCACCTGCCGCGCCTGCATGTGCCTGATGCTCGAGGGATCGGTCGTGTACGGCATCGAATGGCCCGGCCTGTCGCGCGACGAAAAGGAAGAGGGTTGGATCCTGCCTTGCGTGGCGCAGGCGACGTCGGCGCTGGAAATCCAGGCGCCCGGCGCCACGTTGATCGAGACGCCGCCGGCCGCCGTTCGCCGGCTTACCGGCGCCAGGCGCTGA
- a CDS encoding NUDIX domain-containing protein: MTRPADTHLVETLLESEAPYDGSFLKIRRDTVSLPNGHTGIREYVVHPGAVVVIPLLDDGTVLLERQFRYPIGRVMTEFPAGKLDPGEDPLVCAKRELLEETGYTAGQWAHAGALHLAIAYSTEIIHIFFARGLRAGERQLDQDEFLDVITKRPDEVLAACSQGEVTDAKTLTCVLWMQNVLSGAWKLDWQDNVA; the protein is encoded by the coding sequence ATGACCCGACCCGCCGATACCCATCTCGTCGAAACACTGCTCGAAAGCGAGGCGCCGTACGACGGCAGCTTCCTGAAGATTCGCCGCGACACCGTCAGCCTGCCCAATGGCCACACGGGCATCCGCGAATACGTGGTGCACCCGGGCGCGGTGGTGGTGATTCCGCTGCTCGACGACGGCACCGTCTTGCTCGAACGCCAGTTCCGCTATCCCATCGGCCGCGTGATGACGGAGTTTCCGGCAGGCAAGCTGGATCCGGGCGAGGACCCGCTGGTGTGCGCCAAGCGCGAATTGCTGGAGGAAACGGGCTATACCGCCGGCCAGTGGGCCCACGCGGGCGCCTTACACCTGGCCATCGCCTATTCCACGGAAATCATTCACATCTTCTTTGCGCGCGGCCTGCGGGCCGGCGAGCGCCAGCTCGATCAGGACGAATTCCTGGACGTCATCACCAAGCGCCCTGATGAGGTGCTTGCGGCTTGCAGCCAGGGCGAGGTTACCGACGCCAAGACGCTGACCTGCGTGCTGTGGATGCAGAACGTGCTGTCCGGCGCCTGGAAGCTGGACTGGCAGGACAACGTCGCCTGA
- a CDS encoding Hsp70 family protein: MISTACGVDFGTSNSTVGWSRPDQHALLALEDGKTTLPSAIFFHDEDAEVSYGRAAISDYLAGYDGRLMRSMKSLLGSSLIDGSTEVQGRSIPFRVLLTRFIAELKARAETAAGRGFTRAVLGRPVFFVDDHPASDQTAQDTLEEIARSVGFTDIEFQFEPMAAAFHYESQISREELVLVIDIGGGTSDFSLIRLGPDRAAKPDRRDDILAYGGVHIGGVDFDKQLSLAHVMPLLGLGSQLRSGKDVPSTQYGNLACWHTINQAYTRKAAEHFAYIRAEAGDRQKIDLLLNLVKERAGHWVAVQVEEAKIALSEAPAARIDLSRVAPDLGVEVTRPSFDASVERLIDKVETTVGQLLRDAGVSTADVDTVFFTGGSSRVPRLRESVSRLVPEARSVEGDLFGSIGAGLALDAARKFG; this comes from the coding sequence ATGATTTCCACCGCCTGCGGCGTCGACTTCGGCACCTCCAATTCCACCGTCGGCTGGAGCCGTCCCGACCAACATGCGCTCCTGGCGCTCGAGGACGGCAAGACCACCTTGCCGTCGGCCATCTTCTTTCACGATGAAGACGCCGAGGTCAGCTATGGCCGCGCGGCGATCTCCGACTATCTGGCCGGTTACGACGGGCGCCTGATGCGCTCGATGAAAAGCCTCTTGGGCAGCTCGCTCATCGACGGCTCGACGGAAGTGCAGGGCCGGTCCATCCCATTTCGCGTGCTGCTGACGCGCTTTATCGCCGAATTGAAGGCGCGCGCCGAGACGGCCGCCGGGCGCGGCTTTACCCGCGCCGTGCTGGGCCGTCCCGTGTTTTTCGTGGACGACCATCCCGCGTCTGACCAGACGGCGCAGGACACGCTGGAAGAGATCGCGCGCAGCGTGGGGTTTACCGACATCGAGTTCCAGTTCGAGCCGATGGCCGCCGCTTTTCACTACGAGTCGCAGATCAGCCGCGAGGAACTGGTGCTGGTGATCGACATCGGCGGGGGGACATCGGACTTTTCGCTGATCCGGCTGGGTCCGGACCGCGCGGCCAAACCGGACCGCCGCGACGACATCCTGGCTTATGGCGGCGTGCACATCGGCGGCGTGGATTTCGACAAGCAATTGAGCCTGGCGCACGTGATGCCGCTGCTGGGACTGGGCAGCCAATTGCGCAGCGGCAAGGATGTGCCGTCGACGCAGTACGGCAACCTGGCCTGCTGGCACACCATCAACCAGGCCTACACGCGCAAGGCGGCCGAGCATTTCGCCTACATCCGCGCCGAGGCCGGTGATCGTCAGAAGATCGACCTGCTGCTGAACCTGGTGAAGGAGCGCGCGGGCCACTGGGTGGCGGTGCAGGTGGAAGAAGCCAAGATCGCGCTGTCCGAGGCGCCCGCCGCGCGTATCGACCTGTCGCGCGTCGCGCCGGACCTGGGCGTCGAAGTGACGCGCCCGTCATTCGACGCGAGCGTGGAGCGCTTGATCGACAAGGTCGAGACCACCGTTGGCCAATTGCTCCGAGACGCCGGCGTGTCGACGGCGGACGTGGACACCGTGTTTTTCACGGGCGGCTCCAGCCGCGTGCCGCGCCTGCGCGAAAGCGTGTCCCGGCTGGTCCCCGAGGCGCGCAGCGTGGAAGGCGACCTGTTCGGCAGCATCGGCGCGGGTCTTGCGCTGGACGCCGCCCGCAAGTTCGGCTGA
- a CDS encoding DUF3820 family protein has translation MDPELLSLLVTRDMPFGKYKGRLIADLPGPYLAWFARKGFPPGELGRLLALMHELDHNGLSSLLDPLRKTRGATRPAT, from the coding sequence ATGGATCCCGAACTGCTGTCCCTGCTGGTGACGCGCGACATGCCCTTCGGCAAGTACAAGGGCCGGCTGATCGCCGACCTGCCCGGGCCGTATCTGGCGTGGTTCGCGCGCAAGGGCTTTCCGCCCGGAGAGCTGGGGCGCTTGCTGGCGTTGATGCACGAGCTGGACCACAACGGGTTGTCGTCGCTGCTTGATCCTCTGCGCAAGACCCGGGGCGCGACCCGGCCCGCGACCTAA
- a CDS encoding cysteine hydrolase family protein: MTSALIVIDVQRALFETSPPPFEAAQVLARINALAERARAAGAPVIYVQHESPGSGLAHGEPGWDLDTRLGPAAIDSRVRKTTPDSFLRTDLAQVLADRAVTHLVVCGYATEFCVDTTVRRAAGLGLAVTLAADAHTTHDKPHADGGQIRAHHNATLPAISSFGVKIAAVPSAELFGGGAR, from the coding sequence ATGACATCCGCCCTGATCGTGATCGACGTGCAACGCGCGTTGTTCGAAACCTCGCCGCCGCCGTTCGAGGCCGCGCAAGTGCTGGCCCGCATCAACGCGCTGGCCGAGCGCGCCCGTGCGGCGGGTGCGCCGGTCATTTATGTCCAGCACGAAAGTCCCGGGTCCGGCCTGGCGCACGGCGAGCCGGGTTGGGATCTGGATACGCGGCTTGGACCGGCCGCGATCGACAGCCGGGTTCGCAAGACGACGCCGGACTCGTTTCTCCGCACCGATTTGGCGCAGGTGCTGGCGGACCGGGCCGTCACGCATCTCGTGGTGTGCGGATACGCCACCGAGTTCTGCGTGGACACGACCGTGCGGCGCGCGGCGGGGCTGGGCCTGGCGGTCACGCTGGCGGCCGATGCGCACACCACGCACGACAAGCCGCATGCGGACGGCGGGCAGATCCGGGCGCACCACAACGCCACGCTGCCGGCCATTTCCAGCTTTGGCGTGAAGATCGCGGCCGTGCCTTCAGCCGAGCTGTTTGGGGGTGGCGCGCGGTGA